The following proteins are co-located in the Eriocheir sinensis breed Jianghai 21 unplaced genomic scaffold, ASM2467909v1 Scaffold85, whole genome shotgun sequence genome:
- the LOC126994689 gene encoding putative uncharacterized protein DDB_G0290521, which yields MNSVLERRVDDFGAKCLRRIMRYRWNDFVLNQRLCDETESRPVSSLIRTGAAPSVSCARAPQPQDWAAASPEHAQPSSPTPHAQPLPKAPTPREDTHSEDEEPRPSKAARREASEEEETATVLSPAATPADEAKLSSMETLVRLFPGRKVQVLEAVLLRCSRDAAGYPDAAVRPPPPHCPSCHRSPHHIPHHREQQQHHRASSSGTPSTTTTPSSTTPQPRPSPPRSPEPRHHDLF from the exons atgAACAGTGTCTTGGAGAGGCGTGTTGATGACTTTGGTGCCAAGTGTCTTCGCAGGATCATgaggtatcgctggaatgacttcgtgttgAACCAACGACTATGcgatgaaactgaatcgaggcctgtttcCAGTTTaatcc GGACGGGAGCAGCTCCCAGCGTCTCCTGTGCGAGGGCCCCTCAGCCTCAAGATTGGGCCGCCGCCTCCCCTGAGCACGCCCAGCCCTCGTCGCCCACGCCCCACGCCCAGCCCCTGCCCAAGGCGCCCACACCTCGCGAGGACACCCACAGTGAAGACGAGGAGCCTCGGCCCAGCAAGGCGGCGCGGCGGGAggcgagtgaggaagaggagaccgCGACAGTTTTATCTCCAGCGGCGACTCCCGCGGATGAGGCAAAACTATCCAGCATGGAGACCTTGGTGCGGCTCTTCCCGGGGCGCAAAGTTCAGGTCTTGGAGGCTGTGTTGCTGCGCTGCAGCAGGGATGCTGCAGGCTATCCAGACGCTGCTGTGCGCCCTCCGCCACCACACTGCCCCAGCTGCCACAGGTCACCCCACCACATCCCGCACCAcagggaacaacaacaacaccaccgagCCAGCAGCAGCGGcacgccctccaccaccaccactcccagctCCACCACACCCCAGCCCCGGCCCTCGCCGCCGCGGTCCCCAGAGCCCCGCCATCATGACCTCTTCTGA